Part of the Flavobacterium alkalisoli genome is shown below.
GGCAGGCTGTATGAAGAACAAAAACAATATGACCTTGCCCTGCAATACTACAAGCAGATTATAGACAATTATGCCGATGGCATTTATGTCGATGAGGCACTATTCTATTCGGCAGAGATATATAACAAACAGCTTGAAGATACCGGTAAGGCCATGCCTTTGTATGAAAAGGTGATTTTTAATCATCAGGACAGTATCCATTTTGTGGAGGCCAGAAAACAATACAGGCAGCTTAGGGGTGATGCAAACAGCTAATTAAATTGTACCTTTGCATCGGTTGTTCCAAATAACCGGTTTAACGAATTACCAAATTTACATTTCATGATAATATATAACGTAACAATAAATATAGACGATACCGTACACGACCAATGGCTTAGCTGGATGAAGGACAAACACATACCGGAAGTACTTGCTACCGGAAAGTTTGTGAAAGCTAAAATGGTTAAGGTACTTATCGTTGAGGAAATGGGTGGTACTACCTATTCTATACAGTACTTTGCAGAGAACAAACAGATGCTGGAAAGGTATTATCAGGAAGATGCACCTAAATTAAGGGAAGAAGGCCTAAGGCTTTTTGGTGACAAAATGCTTGCTTTCAGAACCGAACTGGAACTGTTACACGAGTTTAAACGCAATTAGCAACAACGCTGCCTGAAGCCTGTAGTGCTGCAGGCCTATATTTTTAATGACGATGGATAAAGTAAAAGCAAAAAAACATCTTGGGCAGCACTTCCTTACGGACGAAAGCATTGCTAAAGACATAGCCGATACCCTCTCCCTTGAGGGTTATAATAAAATACTGGAAATAGGCCCCGGTATGGGGGTACTAACCAAATACCTTTTGGAGAAACCCATAGAAACGTATGTAATTGAGATTGACAACGAATCGGTTGAGTATCTTAATGCACACTATTTTAAGTTACACGGCAAGATTATATCTCAGGATTTTTTAAGATATAATATTGCTAAAGATTTTGGTGATGAGCAGTTTGCCATTATCGGTAATTTCCCTTATAATATCTCAACACAAATTGTTTTCCGTACTCTGGAAATGAGAGACAGAATTCCTGAATTTGCCGGGATGTTTCAAAAAGAGGTAGCCGAACGCGTTTGCGAG
Proteins encoded:
- a CDS encoding DUF4286 family protein, with the protein product MIIYNVTINIDDTVHDQWLSWMKDKHIPEVLATGKFVKAKMVKVLIVEEMGGTTYSIQYFAENKQMLERYYQEDAPKLREEGLRLFGDKMLAFRTELELLHEFKRN
- the rsmA gene encoding 16S rRNA (adenine(1518)-N(6)/adenine(1519)-N(6))-dimethyltransferase RsmA; amino-acid sequence: MDKVKAKKHLGQHFLTDESIAKDIADTLSLEGYNKILEIGPGMGVLTKYLLEKPIETYVIEIDNESVEYLNAHYFKLHGKIISQDFLRYNIAKDFGDEQFAIIGNFPYNISTQIVFRTLEMRDRIPEFAGMFQKEVAERVCEKKGSKTYGILSVLTQAFYDAEYLFTVPEHVFNPPPKVKSGVLRLRRKENYHLPVDERLFFNVVKTAFNQRRKTLRNSLKTFNLSDNLKEDSIFDLRPEQLSTEEFIELTKKIAANGV